A part of Limihaloglobus sulfuriphilus genomic DNA contains:
- a CDS encoding toxin HicA, with product MRSNPANVRFSELCKVCERYFGNPRQSGSSHRVYKMPWQGDPRVNIQNDKGKAKAYQVRQVLKAIERLNDESR from the coding sequence ATGCGTAGTAATCCTGCTAACGTCCGCTTTTCTGAGTTGTGTAAGGTTTGTGAGCGATATTTTGGCAATCCACGACAATCGGGAAGCAGCCACAGGGTTTATAAAATGCCGTGGCAGGGCGATCCGCGTGTAAATATCCAAAACGACAAGGGCAAGGCAAAGGCGTATCAGGTAAGACAGGTATTAAAAGCAATTGAAAGGTTAAACGATGAAAGCCGATAA
- a CDS encoding type II toxin-antitoxin system HicB family antitoxin, translated as MKADKYTYKVTWVQEDGEYAGLCVEFPSLSWLAKTPEAALRGVRKVVSGAVADMRANGEDIPEPLATHKFSGKFQVRIPPDVHRNLVIEAAEEHISLNRLVSAKLTKQG; from the coding sequence ATGAAAGCCGATAAATATACATACAAAGTCACATGGGTACAGGAAGACGGTGAGTACGCGGGGCTGTGTGTAGAGTTTCCAAGCCTCAGTTGGCTGGCAAAGACACCGGAAGCGGCACTGCGTGGTGTCCGTAAGGTTGTGAGCGGGGCTGTTGCAGATATGCGGGCTAACGGTGAAGACATACCAGAACCATTGGCAACCCACAAGTTTAGCGGTAAGTTTCAGGTGCGTATCCCGCCTGATGTTCATCGCAACTTAGTCATAGAAGCCGCAGAGGAACATATCAGCTTAAACCGTCTTGTTAGTGCGAAATTAACAAAGCAGGGTTAA
- a CDS encoding Minf_1886 family protein, with amino-acid sequence MNGKDKRTEIRKLAKTDSRYHPDAFFLVCDGLEHAVTKLRKNVKYPADRHISGKELSSSIAELALDRWGYMTRIVLKRWGVEETLDFGEIVYLMIDNKLMSSQPGDTIQDFVDVFDFEDVFEKKFRIKPLEK; translated from the coding sequence ATGAACGGCAAAGACAAAAGAACAGAAATAAGAAAGCTGGCAAAAACTGACAGCAGGTATCACCCTGATGCATTCTTTTTAGTTTGCGACGGCCTTGAACATGCCGTAACAAAACTCAGAAAAAATGTAAAATATCCGGCTGACCGTCATATTTCCGGTAAAGAGCTCTCAAGTTCGATAGCTGAACTTGCATTGGACCGCTGGGGATACATGACCCGTATTGTGCTAAAACGCTGGGGAGTAGAAGAAACGCTTGACTTTGGCGAGATTGTCTATCTAATGATAGACAATAAACTTATGAGCTCTCAGCCTGGCGACACCATACAGGACTTTGTTGATGTGTTCGACTTTGAAGATGTTTTTGAGAAAAAGTTCCGGATCAAGCCGTTAGAAAAGTAG
- the metG gene encoding methionine--tRNA ligase produces MTRKILVTSALPYANGPIHIGHMVEYIQTDIWVRFQKMMGNECFYFCADDTHGTPVMISAAKQGITPEDMIAKVQDEHKKDFAAFEIEFDNYYTTHSQENHELSVEIYNHMKEDGAIATKTIEQAYCEKCSMFLPDRFIRGVCPKCGADNQYGDSCDNCGAAYSSTELKDPHCSVCGETPTRKKSLHYFCTLNKYQDRLQKHLNEYASKPVASKLQEWMAEGLRNWDISRDGPYFGFKIPGEDNKYFYVWMDAPIGYLASIKNFFDGRCKNFREEWNNSEIYHFIGKDIITFHGLFWPAMLMSSGFKLPQKLCVHGFLTVNGQKMSKSKGTFIKASTYLKHLNPEHLRYYYAAKLSDGLDDIDLNYQDFANRVNSELVGKLANLASRSAPMLKKKLGGIIGKSDERGSELIAALLNMKDQIALEYENRRFSAAVRLINRLADDVNKYIDDLQPWVTVKTDTETTRRTLSTVLNAVRIIAGYLKPVIPGFAAKVEEFLNIEPLSFSNLENILSDHEINDFKHLTKRIDMENIEAMTEESKSENLPEKEITLDEPIADECTIDEFMKVDLRVARIADAKHVEGADKLLQITLDIGGIEKNVFAGISKAYKPEDIVGRLVVCVANLKPRKMRFGVSEGMILASGPGGENVFMLSPDKGAVPGQRVH; encoded by the coding sequence ATGACACGCAAAATACTCGTAACATCAGCTTTGCCATATGCTAACGGCCCTATACACATTGGTCATATGGTAGAATACATTCAAACTGACATCTGGGTGCGGTTCCAGAAAATGATGGGAAATGAATGCTTTTATTTCTGTGCAGATGATACGCACGGAACTCCTGTTATGATCAGTGCTGCCAAACAGGGCATAACCCCTGAAGATATGATCGCAAAGGTTCAGGACGAACATAAAAAGGACTTTGCGGCATTTGAGATTGAGTTTGACAATTACTACACCACCCACTCGCAGGAGAACCACGAGTTAAGCGTCGAAATCTATAATCACATGAAAGAGGACGGCGCAATAGCCACTAAAACTATTGAGCAGGCATACTGTGAAAAATGCAGTATGTTTCTTCCTGACAGGTTTATACGCGGGGTCTGTCCAAAATGCGGAGCTGATAATCAGTATGGCGATTCATGCGACAACTGCGGCGCTGCGTATTCAAGCACCGAACTTAAAGATCCTCATTGCTCGGTCTGCGGAGAGACTCCGACAAGAAAGAAAAGCCTCCATTACTTCTGCACACTGAATAAATACCAGGACAGACTGCAAAAGCATCTTAACGAATATGCCAGCAAGCCGGTCGCCTCGAAACTGCAGGAGTGGATGGCGGAGGGCCTCCGCAACTGGGACATCTCCCGGGACGGGCCCTATTTTGGGTTCAAGATCCCCGGCGAAGACAATAAGTACTTTTATGTCTGGATGGATGCCCCAATTGGATATCTGGCCTCTATAAAAAACTTTTTTGACGGCCGGTGCAAAAATTTTAGAGAAGAATGGAATAATTCAGAAATATACCATTTTATCGGCAAAGATATTATCACTTTTCATGGATTGTTCTGGCCGGCAATGCTGATGAGTTCTGGGTTTAAACTTCCCCAAAAACTCTGTGTGCACGGATTCTTAACAGTAAACGGCCAGAAAATGAGCAAAAGCAAGGGCACCTTCATAAAGGCGTCAACTTACCTCAAGCATCTCAACCCCGAACATCTTCGCTATTATTACGCGGCGAAGCTCTCTGACGGTCTTGACGATATTGATTTGAATTATCAGGATTTCGCCAACCGTGTAAATTCAGAGCTGGTTGGAAAATTAGCCAACCTGGCAAGCCGAAGTGCTCCAATGCTGAAAAAGAAACTCGGCGGAATTATCGGCAAGTCTGACGAACGCGGCAGCGAGCTGATAGCCGCCCTTCTAAATATGAAAGACCAGATAGCCCTGGAATACGAAAACCGCCGATTTAGTGCCGCGGTCAGGCTGATTAACAGGCTCGCAGATGATGTAAACAAATACATTGACGACCTTCAGCCCTGGGTTACGGTCAAGACCGATACGGAAACAACCCGCAGGACGCTCAGCACAGTACTTAATGCCGTCAGGATAATTGCCGGCTATCTAAAACCGGTAATACCGGGTTTCGCTGCGAAAGTTGAAGAGTTTCTCAATATCGAACCTCTCAGTTTCAGCAATCTTGAAAACATACTCTCCGATCACGAAATCAATGATTTTAAACACCTTACAAAGAGAATTGACATGGAAAACATTGAAGCTATGACAGAAGAATCAAAGTCTGAAAATTTACCCGAAAAAGAAATAACCCTTGATGAACCTATTGCCGATGAGTGCACAATTGATGAATTCATGAAGGTTGATTTGCGTGTTGCGCGAATCGCAGACGCCAAACACGTTGAGGGAGCGGACAAACTGCTCCAGATAACCCTTGATATAGGCGGAATAGAGAAAAACGTTTTCGCCGGCATATCAAAGGCGTACAAGCCGGAAGATATCGTTGGCAGGCTTGTAGTCTGTGTGGCGAACCTCAAGCCGCGGAAAATGCGATTTGGCGTTTCAGAGGGTATGATACTTGCATCCGGGCCGGGCGGAGAGAATGTCTTCATGCTAAGCCCCGATAAGGGAGCTGTGCCGGGGCAAAGAGTCCATTAA
- a CDS encoding PSP1 domain-containing protein — protein sequence MAKNDKSKQNRMLVRYGNIGYIGLFEHNLTELPARPTRVVIKTERGLELGTLIGACNSKKGNFCLNCGSLEDYYETQQGEYPLGRGGKFVRIANEQDLSEEKHINNNAKNEMKRCQEFARELGLQMKVVDCEHIFGGERVIFYFLSDGRVDFRELVKQLAREFQTRIEMRQIGARDEARLISDIETCGQPCCCRQFLKILKPVNMRMAKVQKATLDPSKISGHCGRLRCCLRYEDETYTQLKRRLPNRSSRVQTPLGIGQVTDVQIITQLVVVRHEDGTVNAFNVEDIEVLPKSDRDDQKNYRQKDRNSNNRSENNSPEPKGSASGKGKRASNGNENKDVPNERSDEQPEPPRSDQEKQNEDKTTIDKKQQEQPEAEK from the coding sequence ATGGCAAAGAACGATAAATCAAAACAGAACCGAATGTTGGTCAGATACGGAAACATAGGCTACATCGGTCTGTTTGAACATAACCTTACCGAGCTGCCTGCAAGGCCGACCCGCGTAGTTATAAAAACTGAACGGGGTCTGGAACTGGGCACTCTCATTGGCGCCTGCAACAGCAAAAAAGGCAATTTCTGTCTAAATTGCGGCAGTCTTGAAGATTATTATGAAACCCAGCAGGGAGAATATCCTTTAGGACGCGGCGGTAAATTTGTTCGGATAGCTAACGAACAGGATCTTTCTGAAGAAAAACACATAAATAACAACGCAAAAAACGAAATGAAACGCTGCCAGGAGTTTGCCAGGGAACTTGGCCTCCAAATGAAAGTGGTTGACTGTGAACATATTTTCGGCGGTGAGCGGGTCATTTTCTACTTCCTCAGTGACGGCCGCGTTGATTTTCGAGAGCTTGTAAAACAGCTTGCAAGGGAATTCCAGACACGCATTGAAATGAGACAGATCGGCGCCCGCGACGAAGCAAGGCTTATAAGCGACATTGAGACTTGCGGACAGCCCTGCTGCTGCAGACAGTTTCTCAAAATCCTCAAGCCGGTAAATATGCGAATGGCAAAGGTGCAGAAGGCCACTCTTGATCCGTCAAAAATTTCAGGTCACTGCGGCCGCTTGCGGTGCTGTCTAAGGTACGAAGACGAAACATACACCCAACTCAAGAGACGGCTGCCAAATCGTTCATCCCGCGTACAAACTCCGTTGGGGATAGGACAGGTAACAGACGTTCAGATAATTACTCAGCTTGTTGTGGTCAGACATGAAGACGGCACTGTCAATGCTTTCAATGTTGAAGACATTGAAGTACTGCCGAAATCAGACAGAGATGATCAGAAAAATTATCGGCAAAAAGACAGAAACAGCAACAACCGTTCTGAAAACAACAGCCCCGAACCAAAAGGCTCGGCTTCAGGAAAGGGCAAGAGAGCCTCTAACGGCAACGAGAACAAGGATGTTCCAAACGAAAGGTCAGATGAGCAGCCAGAACCGCCGCGAAGTGACCAGGAAAAGCAAAACGAAGACAAAACGACCATAGATAAAAAACAGCAAGAACAGCCAGAGGCAGAAAAATGA
- a CDS encoding ATP-binding protein, producing the protein MSLIDIKCQDKAISRLQRSLASNRLAQAYIFSGPEGIGKYLTARELAKTILCRNPLRTEVNSRPFLDSCGKCDSCLLFEGNGHPDFNHIYKELVKFSSKSYSSRTSPVDMPKDVVQEYLIDKVNMKPVKSEHTVFVVSESEKMNAFSQNALLKTLEEPPTFCTIILLCSKPDRLLPTIHSRCQQVRFGMVDRRLIVSRLVDQGCREQEALYWAGFTQGSLGESLEAAKLKNQEFDCFKMKQNLIKMVFELKLPETLEFADWISQQVKNVSALLAQLYSETSKSDLSRRAQRMMINIIISAFSDLLRLSSGVDFIVNTDQSDLLNSYTETINPVAAARFVEKCNENLRWVDRSVNEKLNFEELLLTYVSSDIIR; encoded by the coding sequence ATGAGTTTAATAGACATAAAATGTCAAGACAAAGCAATTTCGCGGCTGCAACGCTCGCTCGCAAGCAACCGTTTGGCGCAGGCGTACATTTTTTCTGGACCGGAAGGCATAGGTAAGTATCTAACGGCAAGAGAATTAGCAAAAACTATTTTATGCCGCAACCCCCTTCGAACAGAAGTAAACAGCCGGCCATTTCTTGATTCATGCGGAAAATGTGATTCATGCCTGCTGTTTGAGGGCAATGGCCATCCAGACTTCAATCATATTTACAAGGAGTTAGTGAAGTTTTCATCAAAGAGCTACAGCTCAAGAACTTCACCGGTTGATATGCCAAAAGATGTTGTACAGGAATATCTTATCGACAAAGTAAACATGAAGCCTGTTAAGTCTGAACATACAGTTTTTGTCGTGAGTGAATCGGAAAAGATGAATGCTTTCAGTCAGAACGCACTCCTGAAAACTCTCGAGGAGCCGCCGACCTTCTGCACAATAATACTTCTGTGTTCCAAGCCCGACAGACTGCTGCCTACAATACACTCACGCTGTCAACAGGTGCGGTTCGGTATGGTTGACCGCCGGCTGATAGTATCCCGATTGGTTGATCAGGGATGCCGGGAACAAGAAGCTCTTTACTGGGCCGGCTTTACACAGGGCAGTCTCGGCGAATCGTTAGAAGCGGCAAAACTCAAAAACCAGGAGTTCGACTGCTTTAAAATGAAACAGAATCTGATTAAAATGGTTTTTGAGCTTAAACTGCCCGAAACCCTCGAGTTTGCAGACTGGATCTCTCAGCAGGTAAAAAACGTATCCGCTTTGCTGGCTCAGCTTTACAGCGAGACAAGCAAGTCGGATCTCTCCCGCAGAGCTCAAAGAATGATGATAAACATAATCATCTCCGCTTTTTCAGACCTGCTAAGACTTTCATCAGGCGTTGATTTCATTGTCAATACAGATCAGTCAGACCTGCTGAACAGTTACACAGAAACCATAAACCCTGTAGCGGCAGCAAGATTCGTGGAAAAATGCAACGAAAACCTGAGATGGGTTGACCGTTCAGTGAATGAAAAACTAAATTTCGAGGAACTATTGCTAACTTATGTAAGTTCTGATATAATCCGCTGA
- a CDS encoding sodium:solute symporter family protein — protein sequence MGSVLAATSGFELILVFIYLLAILGLGWLGYKKTKNTADYLVAGRNAHPFVMAMSYGATFISTSAIVGFGGVAGMFGMGTLWLTVLNIFVGIFISFVFIGGRTRRMGHHLGAHTFAELLGKRYQSKSIQILAGLIITIFIPLYSAAVLIGGCEFITSHFQINYNVALFLFGSIVAAYVISGGLKGVMYTDALQGTIMLISMVALLFMSYKMFGGITAAHEEVTAMSDQVFVGFKAIGHRGWTRMPEFGWGDPKYDLWWILISSIVCGVGFGVLAQPQLSVRFMTVKGQQELNRGVMIGSIFILLMTGTAFVVASLSNAYFYNKEVITGKLIADEQTAVIAKKTRLEEKTIPCRLLHIDTNGDLAPDVHIIANGIEIVKDGQVVGDTRPILPKAEISYLENGMIEVKPRATAFMRSVTSFGQDKWMLNTDSIIPEFIGSALPKWFGTLLLLTLLAAGMSTLSSQFHTLGSSFGHDVFVMLTNKKASAVNVTRISILVGMLIAIWLSLITRGGYIVARATAIFFGVCLSSFLPALIGGLYFKGVTKIAAIGSMLTGVAVTIFWLLLVKSKEAVAIGLVQIVTDGKTSILEGHHNWPNVDPCFVALPLSLLVFIVLTLITKPSDKEHIEKCFSK from the coding sequence ATGGGGTCTGTATTAGCCGCGACTTCTGGTTTTGAATTGATTCTTGTTTTTATTTATCTTCTTGCTATTCTTGGCCTTGGATGGTTAGGGTACAAAAAAACTAAAAACACGGCAGACTATCTTGTAGCCGGCCGCAATGCCCACCCATTTGTAATGGCTATGAGTTACGGAGCAACATTCATCTCAACTAGTGCCATTGTGGGCTTTGGAGGTGTTGCCGGCATGTTCGGTATGGGAACACTGTGGCTGACTGTGCTGAACATTTTTGTAGGCATCTTTATAAGTTTCGTTTTCATTGGCGGACGTACGCGGCGTATGGGGCACCATCTCGGTGCACATACTTTTGCAGAGCTGCTTGGCAAGAGATACCAGAGTAAATCAATTCAGATACTGGCCGGACTGATCATAACTATTTTTATTCCTCTCTATTCGGCCGCGGTTCTCATAGGCGGGTGTGAATTCATAACATCCCATTTCCAAATCAATTACAACGTTGCTCTGTTTCTTTTTGGTTCAATCGTTGCCGCGTATGTAATAAGCGGAGGATTAAAGGGAGTTATGTACACAGACGCTCTTCAGGGAACGATAATGCTGATCTCTATGGTTGCGTTGCTTTTCATGAGCTATAAAATGTTTGGCGGCATTACCGCGGCCCACGAAGAGGTGACGGCAATGAGTGACCAGGTATTTGTTGGATTCAAAGCCATAGGCCACAGAGGCTGGACAAGAATGCCCGAATTCGGCTGGGGCGATCCTAAATACGATCTGTGGTGGATTCTCATCTCAAGTATTGTATGCGGCGTAGGCTTTGGAGTATTGGCTCAGCCTCAGCTCAGCGTCCGTTTTATGACAGTTAAAGGACAGCAGGAGCTTAACAGGGGTGTCATGATCGGCTCTATCTTTATCCTGCTGATGACCGGAACCGCTTTTGTTGTGGCAAGCCTATCTAACGCATACTTCTATAATAAAGAGGTTATTACGGGAAAACTCATCGCTGATGAACAAACAGCCGTAATCGCGAAAAAGACCAGGCTTGAAGAAAAGACTATCCCGTGCAGGCTTTTGCATATAGACACTAACGGGGACCTTGCCCCGGACGTTCACATAATAGCCAACGGTATTGAAATAGTTAAAGATGGTCAAGTTGTAGGCGATACACGGCCAATTCTGCCAAAAGCTGAGATTTCTTATCTGGAAAACGGCATGATAGAGGTCAAACCTCGGGCGACAGCTTTTATGAGGTCTGTAACCTCTTTTGGTCAAGATAAATGGATGCTTAACACAGACAGTATAATTCCTGAATTTATCGGCTCGGCACTGCCAAAATGGTTTGGCACTCTACTGCTTTTGACGCTTCTTGCTGCGGGAATGAGCACTTTATCGAGCCAGTTCCACACTCTTGGCAGCAGTTTCGGGCACGATGTGTTTGTGATGCTGACTAACAAGAAGGCTTCCGCAGTTAATGTAACCCGAATAAGTATCCTGGTTGGCATGTTAATCGCTATATGGCTTAGTCTTATTACCCGGGGAGGCTACATTGTTGCCCGTGCTACAGCCATATTTTTTGGTGTCTGCCTTTCATCTTTCCTGCCTGCATTGATTGGCGGGCTTTACTTCAAGGGTGTAACAAAAATTGCGGCGATAGGCTCAATGTTAACGGGTGTTGCGGTTACCATATTCTGGCTGCTGCTGGTAAAATCAAAGGAAGCTGTTGCCATCGGTCTGGTCCAGATAGTTACGGACGGAAAAACCTCAATCCTTGAGGGACACCACAACTGGCCGAACGTCGATCCATGCTTTGTCGCTCTGCCGCTGTCCCTGTTGGTTTTCATAGTTCTGACATTAATTACCAAACCCTCGGACAAAGAGCACATCGAAAAATGTTTCAGTAAATAA
- a CDS encoding GntR family transcriptional regulator → MANIDFQTKIVTGQTENTLSQRVYSLLCDEIVNGELVPGERLTRRGLSKRLGVSQNPVTEALMRLERDGFVENKPLYGCRVRVLTIEDVENDQILREAIECQLVRLCCEYACNSDLAALMMRAAELDRITTQGDPESRLGMRLHLEFHMLIGEFGKKCPYLVNELERVWLRSLMRLNWVKSALFCALPEDWHQQLVEVIKDRNPDAAEAKMRKHVKMNEQYDIKTLEFLNR, encoded by the coding sequence GTGGCAAATATAGATTTTCAGACAAAGATAGTTACCGGACAAACTGAAAACACACTTTCACAGCGTGTTTATAGTCTTTTATGCGACGAAATAGTCAACGGTGAGCTTGTTCCGGGAGAGAGACTTACCCGAAGAGGGCTTAGCAAACGTCTTGGGGTCAGCCAGAATCCCGTTACAGAGGCGCTGATGCGGCTTGAACGGGACGGTTTTGTGGAAAATAAACCGCTCTACGGCTGCCGTGTCAGGGTGTTGACGATTGAAGATGTGGAAAACGATCAGATACTCCGCGAAGCAATTGAATGTCAGCTTGTAAGGCTATGCTGTGAATATGCTTGTAATTCAGACCTTGCAGCCCTGATGATGAGGGCGGCAGAGCTTGACAGAATCACCACACAGGGAGACCCTGAATCAAGGCTTGGAATGCGGCTCCATCTGGAGTTTCATATGCTTATTGGAGAGTTCGGAAAAAAATGCCCGTATCTCGTTAATGAGCTTGAGCGGGTTTGGCTCAGGAGTCTGATGCGGCTCAACTGGGTGAAAAGTGCGTTGTTCTGCGCTCTTCCTGAAGACTGGCATCAGCAGCTGGTAGAAGTTATTAAGGACCGCAACCCGGATGCCGCTGAGGCCAAAATGCGTAAACATGTAAAAATGAATGAACAGTACGATATTAAAACATTAGAGTTTTTAAACAGATAG
- a CDS encoding NAD(P)-dependent oxidoreductase, translated as MKLKVLVEEGIYQRSLADFQQAGDIDFVPAAREEKALAEQVKSSQSAAVLLATDKYTGPLYDALPEGALIARYGVGHDGVDKAIAAKKQQHVTITPGVLDVSVAEHAVFLMGALARNIAGTDADIKKGGWLKSSGIELKDKTLLILGCGMIGRRTARIASFGFGMNVIGYDTAELDAEQMRNEYGIGKIAASLDEVLPVCDFVSVHLPSIEATRDFIDADFISKMKPSAFIVNTARGGVLDEAALYDALAGGKLAGAALDVFKKEPYEPAQPQKDLRKLDNVVLASHLASSTLEASSRMAQCVIKNIRAWAKKDYNSMNIVTE; from the coding sequence ATGAAACTGAAAGTTCTTGTAGAAGAAGGTATTTATCAACGTTCTTTAGCTGATTTCCAGCAAGCGGGAGATATAGATTTTGTGCCCGCCGCCCGTGAAGAAAAAGCCCTGGCCGAACAGGTCAAAAGTTCCCAATCGGCGGCAGTGTTACTGGCTACAGACAAATATACAGGCCCGCTCTATGATGCCCTGCCCGAGGGTGCTCTGATTGCACGCTACGGTGTCGGACATGACGGGGTTGACAAGGCAATAGCCGCGAAAAAACAACAACATGTTACAATAACTCCAGGTGTACTGGACGTTTCGGTAGCAGAACATGCTGTATTTCTGATGGGGGCACTCGCCCGCAATATCGCCGGCACTGATGCGGATATAAAAAAAGGCGGCTGGCTTAAATCTTCCGGCATAGAACTAAAGGACAAAACACTGCTCATACTCGGCTGCGGCATGATAGGCCGCCGTACCGCCCGAATAGCCAGTTTTGGTTTTGGAATGAATGTAATTGGTTATGATACGGCAGAGCTTGACGCCGAGCAGATGAGAAATGAGTACGGTATTGGCAAAATAGCGGCATCACTCGATGAAGTTTTGCCGGTTTGTGATTTTGTCTCGGTTCATCTGCCGTCTATAGAAGCGACCAGGGATTTCATTGATGCTGATTTTATTTCAAAAATGAAGCCCTCAGCTTTTATTGTAAATACAGCTCGCGGCGGCGTTTTAGATGAAGCTGCACTTTACGATGCGCTGGCAGGCGGTAAACTTGCCGGAGCGGCACTTGATGTGTTCAAGAAGGAGCCTTATGAACCGGCGCAGCCGCAAAAGGATCTTCGCAAACTCGATAATGTTGTCCTTGCCTCACATCTTGCAAGCAGCACTCTCGAGGCCTCATCACGCATGGCTCAATGTGTTATAAAAAACATCAGAGCATGGGCTAAAAAGGATTACAACAGCATGAATATTGTGACGGAATAA
- a CDS encoding uroporphyrinogen decarboxylase family protein translates to MKSDVNDWALGNAGKILSKETLNHPGIISKVSRLDVYGNTPEAYLRAYEALGIDIINRVPAENAPAPAEFAEKRYHPDKPYSFTSLGVYDTAFRERFEVSSPEDVYSLDIDSLRYDDLIVPVPHPCSRDDIKFREKLLGGTGMYYPMLYTTLFMWAVETLGWENFMVAAITEPQRFTRHFFEPCAEKSRRIVDEIAEASENPFIFLHDDLADANGPVFPLAWYEDCIFPFYKKIFEPAKRRGKKIIFVADGNMTVFLPRLVELGVDGIMCENPATPLESVMEHFGGSGGYIIGGIDTARLTMSSPDDISLMVQQVYNTTRDCSGFAVSSCGGLHGNIPMENLDAYFDARVRIGATPANWRNYFD, encoded by the coding sequence ATGAAATCGGACGTAAATGACTGGGCTTTGGGCAATGCGGGAAAGATTCTCTCCAAAGAGACTCTTAATCATCCTGGAATAATCTCAAAAGTAAGCAGGCTTGATGTTTATGGAAACACACCAGAAGCCTATCTCAGGGCTTACGAGGCTCTGGGAATAGATATTATAAACCGTGTTCCTGCGGAAAACGCTCCTGCGCCGGCAGAATTCGCAGAGAAACGTTATCACCCTGATAAACCATATTCATTTACGTCACTGGGTGTTTATGATACAGCTTTTCGCGAAAGGTTTGAGGTTTCCAGCCCTGAAGATGTCTATTCTCTGGATATTGATTCTCTCAGGTATGACGATTTAATCGTACCTGTGCCGCATCCTTGCTCTCGTGATGACATCAAATTTCGAGAGAAACTGCTTGGCGGTACGGGCATGTATTACCCTATGCTGTACACTACACTTTTCATGTGGGCGGTTGAGACACTCGGCTGGGAAAATTTTATGGTAGCCGCCATAACGGAGCCGCAACGGTTTACCAGACATTTTTTTGAGCCGTGTGCGGAAAAGTCGCGAAGAATTGTAGATGAAATAGCAGAGGCGAGTGAAAATCCATTCATTTTTCTGCACGATGACCTTGCCGACGCCAACGGGCCGGTATTCCCGCTGGCCTGGTATGAGGATTGTATATTCCCGTTTTATAAGAAGATATTCGAGCCGGCAAAAAGGCGGGGCAAAAAGATAATCTTTGTAGCTGACGGTAATATGACCGTTTTTCTGCCGCGGCTGGTTGAATTGGGCGTTGATGGAATAATGTGCGAAAATCCCGCAACGCCTCTTGAGTCTGTAATGGAGCATTTCGGCGGCAGCGGCGGATATATTATTGGCGGAATCGACACGGCACGGCTTACGATGTCTTCACCTGATGATATAAGCTTAATGGTGCAGCAAGTTTACAACACGACAAGAGACTGTTCAGGTTTTGCCGTTTCAAGCTGCGGCGGTCTGCATGGAAATATACCAATGGAAAACTTAGATGCCTATTTTGATGCGAGAGTCCGTATAGGGGCTACGCCGGCAAATTGGCGAAATTATTTTGATTAA
- a CDS encoding HpcH/HpaI aldolase family protein, whose translation MKNKLRKSLLDNEITLGAWMQIGHCGIAEVFARAGFDWVCVDLEHGAIDLETMTDIFRTLDAFDCVPVARLPLNDPVWIHRSLDAGARGLIIPMVNSAQEADAAVTEAKYPPRGRRGYGYSRANMHGMDFESYIQSANDEIAMIMQIEHKDAIANLEEIVKVDGVDGLFIGPLDLSGSMGITGQMQHPDMVAALARYRKVAENAGLSYGMHIVRPDEQNIKSNVADGYTMIALGLDNVFIDESSKAALNAVGRKRD comes from the coding sequence TTGAAAAATAAATTACGTAAATCACTTCTGGATAATGAAATAACACTCGGAGCTTGGATGCAGATAGGTCATTGCGGCATAGCTGAGGTATTTGCCAGGGCCGGTTTTGACTGGGTCTGCGTGGATCTTGAGCACGGGGCGATCGACCTCGAAACCATGACGGATATTTTCCGCACACTTGATGCTTTTGACTGTGTGCCGGTCGCGAGGCTGCCGCTTAATGATCCGGTGTGGATACACCGCAGTCTCGATGCCGGCGCCAGAGGCCTTATAATTCCCATGGTGAACTCCGCTCAGGAAGCCGACGCGGCGGTAACAGAGGCTAAATACCCTCCAAGAGGACGCCGCGGTTACGGTTACAGCCGCGCAAACATGCACGGGATGGATTTTGAAAGTTATATACAGTCCGCTAACGATGAGATTGCGATGATTATGCAGATTGAGCATAAAGACGCCATTGCGAATCTCGAGGAAATTGTCAAAGTTGACGGTGTTGACGGTCTGTTTATTGGACCGCTTGATTTAAGCGGTTCCATGGGGATAACCGGCCAAATGCAGCACCCTGATATGGTCGCGGCACTTGCAAGATACCGCAAAGTCGCCGAGAATGCAGGCCTTAGTTATGGTATGCATATCGTTCGGCCGGACGAGCAGAATATAAAATCAAACGTCGCAGACGGTTACACGATGATCGCCCTGGGGCTTGACAACGTTTTTATCGACGAGAGCTCCAAAGCAGCACTAAATGCCGTCGGCAGGAAAAGAGATTAG